The genomic region TTATACATGCTGCCAAACTATCGATCTACTCTACTATAATCTGGCTACAATTTCATTGACATGATTGATAGACAATTCGATGCTAAGGTAAAACAGGTCAGATCCGATAATGCCAAAGAATTGCTTCTCAATGATTTTTTGCTTTCAAAGGGAATTCTCCATGAATTTTCTTGTGTAGAGAGGCCTGAGCAAAACTCGGTGGTTGAATGGAAACACCAACATTTGCTCAATGTTGCTAGAGCCCTCTTCTTTCAGTCAAAGGTCAGCATTTTTAAACTAAGAAACGCTCGGTTTCCATAGCAGAGCCTTGGGTAAAAATAACACTCGGTGCAATTATTACACTTAAATCATTTTTAtgctttttaaaacaaaaaacttaACGGTCCTAAAGTAGTGAAATTCTTTATCGGGTAAGTTCTGACCCGCACAAAAGGCGTAACGATCTAGACACTGTCTCAGAGAGAGGTTCGATGAAATAGACATATCTATCAAGATGCGAACTACCTCCACCTGGACAAAAGGACCCTATGAAGCTTTATTGTTTCCTAGAATTGGCTTTGGGCTTTTCTTGTGCAGCTTAGGTAGAGGGCGAAGAAGGCCTCCTTCCGAGGGACCCGACAGTGAGATACCACTCTGGACAAGATCTATTATCATTTTTCGCATCTCCTCAAAAGTTTAGAGTAGGTGAAAATTCGCCCAATTTATGGTGCCAATTGAACTTTGGGGTGAATGCATCTTGATGGCGACCTTCTTGGTGAATAGACTGCCTAGTCCAGCTCTACAACACTGCACTCCCTATGAAAGACTCTTCCATAAGCAGCCAGATTATCAGTCATTAAGAGTCTTTAGATGCCTTGCTCATGCATTCACTTTAGCATCCCAAAGGATCAAGTTCACTCCAAGAGCAGCTCAAGCTATGTTTATTGGCTACCCGTATGGCTTCAAAGGTTACAAGCTTTATGACTTGAGCAACAATAGAGTTTTTATCTCTAGAAATGTCTCATTTGGCGAAGATGAATTTCCATTTGTCAAGATGTCGAGCAGTCCTTCCTCTCTTATCGACAATTTTCCTAAAGTTGTCATGCCTCATAAATTTCACAAGGCCAACATCAATCAAACTCTAGCAACAACTGTCGTTCGTCATCAGCCACCCTTTTCTCCCACTCCATCAATTCCTTTGGAGCAACCTTTACCACCTGTCACAGCCCCAGAACCTGAACTTGTGCCTCAACTCCGGCAATCCTCTAGGCTCTCTAAACCACCTCAGTACCTTAAAGATTACCAATGCCACAACTTTCAACACCTATCCAACTATCATTTCAGTTTTCTAACAGCGGATGATGCAATACCTGAACCCACTTTCTTTCATCAAGTAGTTCGGAGAAAGGCCATAGGTGAGGAGTTGAAAACCATGGAGGCCACTAACACTTGGTCATTGGTACCACTACCAAAAGGGAAACACACCATTAGATGTATATGGGTGTACAAAGTGAAGTGTAAGGCCGATGGCTCGATAGAAAGGTATAAAGCCCGTTTAGTTGCTAAATGCTATACTCAACGAGCTGAAATTGACTATAAAGACACATTTTCCACTATAACTAAGCTCACTATAGTTCGGGTACTCCTATCCTTGGCTGCCATCAATTATTGGTCTTTGCTCCAAATGGATGTCAATAATGCTTTCCTCAAGGGGGACTTATTTAAGGAAGTTTACATGGATCTGCCACTGGGGTACAAATCCAAGAGTCCAGACTTAGTTTGTAAGTTGAACTAACTTGGCTCAAGGAACTCCTGTCAGACTTCCAAATTACAATTCCGTTCTCCATGTTGTTTTGTGACTCGCAGTCAGCCATCCACATTGCCTCCAACCCCACTTTTTATGAACGAACTAAGTATATCGAGATCAATTGCCATTTTGTTCGAGAAAGAATGGTGAATGGGCTGATCAAGCTTATATATGTTAGAATTCAGCACCAACTTGCTGATATTTTCACCAAACCCGTCTTTTAAACTCAATTTAGGAGCTTAATTTCCAAGTTTAGCACGTTGAATCTATACATGCCAACTTGAGGGGAGATATTACGACTAATATGTAAATTAAGTAGTTAGTTGAGTAGTTAGTTAGAGATTAGTTATTGCTGATATAAGCAGGGGTAATTAGTTCATTTTTCTGATTTTCTGTTAATGTTTCCTTCACATAAGCCAACGTGTATGTATATACATCATATGTGAGTTGTGATTAATCAATGATAGTCATTCTCTCACCACATACAATTCTCTCTCTCAATATATATAGACACATTACACATATACCTTGTGTATTGTATGTGTTCCATCAAAATAATGAgtatgtaaggcccacatcggttggagaggggaacgaagcatgccttataagggtgtggatacctctccctagcatgacgcgttttgacgagtgagtgtggggggcttcggctagcatccctatcgtcaaaggcaaaaccgtgaggcctaaTTCATTAACTAGTAAATATATTTTGAAGTATTAAAAATTCTCTCTTTTATTGTTTTGAGAATTAATGAGATTGAGAAATTCGGATCAGATCTGTGGGTTGGAGCACTGTTTCCAATCTCATCAAGTCCCATGGGGTTCCCCTGTTGACGCTGACATTATTACTTCTTTTTGTGATGTGTTTTTATTGGGGTTTTGCTTTTGAACTGAATAAAATTCTGTTCAAAATTCTATTGGGGTATTGCAGGTGATGTTGGCACAGCAGCAATGGTGGTGGAACCATTGGTGTGGTTATTGTTATAGTGTTAAAAAGTGGTTAAAGTGGGGGTGATAGAGGATTATAAAAGTttagagaaaaagacaaataggtccctgaccttttgttctgcggacattttcgtccctaaccattgaaaaatacttttaaatccctgaccttcacaaaacttggacggatcagtccctgacagaAGCATTTGgatggatcagtccctgacggaggcatttggacggagggactgatccgtccaaattttgtgaaggtcagggacttaaaaagtatttttcaatggtcagggacgaaaatatCCGTGCGACAAAAGGTCAGGaacctatttgtcattttctcaaaaatttattatttgagaaAATAGAGACAATAGCAATGTCAAAAGTTGAAGATAAAAGATAGtgacaatttaaaatttttagttaattcttgtaaaaaatcaacaaaaatttaaagttttGCTATGTTTGTCATAAAACTCATTTTTCGTAAGTATAACATTAGCTTCGTTTTGTTTACAGATAGTTCTATCAGCATTCTGATTCATGAATTAAAATTGTTTTTACACAAAATTAtggcatctttttctttttctttttctttttcttttctttttgggtTGAAAATTTATTTGTTGCCAAAATTTCATAGTCATTTGGATGACGATGACTAAATTCACCTTTGATCTTGTCGTACGCTAATCAAAAGTCAAAACACCACCAATTTTTGTTCTCCAATTTCAGGCCCCAAGGACGATGTTCAAGTGGTTACAGCTTTAAACTTTAGAATGTAGACCGACCAAAACAAGCATAGGGAGTAGAATATAGAATTTGAAAAGGAATACAAATCTTCAAAAGTTGTTTGATGAGAAGTTATTCCGTAATCTTGGAAAAGACAATCCTACCAAGAACATATATTTACATACCTAATTTAGTACTTTATACGTTAGTCCAAACAAAGATTTAAATATAGTTAGGGATATTTAAGAAATAAACCCTTTTGATGTTTTTATTTAGATTATTTTTGTGACAATTTATAAAAATGCACTACACCTTCAAATTATCcacataaattttaatattaaaataatcatctacgtacctagtaaaatgaacatatattatatccattattcacattgtttagtattttcattgtctatcTATACTTTTTCTAAATTCAACTCAAAATCTCGTTATTGTTCATCCAAGTTATTCATAAACATAGTCAGGAAGAGAACTATCGGTATTCCTGTCCCAACCTAACTGATATTAGTTAAGTTCATATTCATGATGTGCAACAAAGTGCAAATACATCGAGTTCTAACTGAAAATTACTACAGTTTTATGAATACATAGGATATAGATAGACATATGTAACAAAATTAAAGCATGAAAAGGAAAAAACAATAATAAGCTCAAAATGCATATTATTCAAGTCATAAGAGCAAGCATATCTGACTTACTAAGGTGGTGATGTGTGTCTTCATCTTCCATGTTGCTCAGGGAGCCCCAGTTTGCATCCTGCTTGTTCCAGAAACCGAGTAAGCCGCAAGTGCTTCGCCGCCCATTGTTCGGCCAACTTCTGCTCCTTGGTCTCGGCATCCCTCCTTAATCCGGCTAACTGTTCCCTGTACTCAGCTTCAATTCTACTCAAAGCAGCCTTCTGCTCTTCCTCGAGGGCTTTAATCTTCGCTTCGATTTCTTCCATCTTCTCCCTCCTTCGGCTTGCCTTCTCCGACTCCAACTGCAACTCCACCCTTCTTAACCTCCAGGCTGCCTCTTTCTTATGCGCGGCCAAAGCATGATGTGTTTCTTCCAGCTCTTTGCAGCACTCCACCAACTCAGATATCAGCATGTTATCACCAGAAGCCGGAAAAGGTCCACAAAGAGGCACATTGCCTAAAGCAAACGAAGCATTATCCGGTGCTCTCTCCGGTTGCATCCACGGAAATGGTGGTGTTGCCACGGTTGGTGAGGAAAGACTTAGTGTCACGGATGGTGAATTTGGAGGGCCGGTTGTAGCACTATGACTATGAGAATTGGAAAGCCAAGAAGGAAGCACAGGGGATGCAGGGGCCGGTGCATCCGCATGAAGAAATGGCCCGTTGGAAGAAGCCATAACAAACGAAGGCGAAGGGCTGTCCTTAACTAGCTTCTCGGCGAAACTCTCTAGTATGTGCTCGTACTTGCTATCGTTAATTGGTTCGGTAATTCTGTTAATCTCCTTTTTCTGTCTTAGCTGTTTCTCTTTGAACACTTCCCACCACTTGCCTAATCTCTTAGCAGTCCGACCGGGGACTTCGGCCGCAATTTTCTTCCATTTGTTTCCGTATTTCGCTTGGAGGCGGATCACAAGACGCTGCTCTTCTTCGGTGAGAGATCCTTTCTTAATGCCTGGCTTAAGGTAATTCTTCCACCTTTCTAAGCATGACTTCGCATCCCGGTTAAGAGGCGTGTTCATGCGCTGCGACACAAGATTCCATTCCCTTGGACCATACTGTTTGACATAAGCTCGTAACAAAGCATCTTCTTCAGCTCTCCAACGTTGCCGCTCCTTCATTTCCAACTGCAAATCCCACAACCCATTGCTTGAAGCTTGAGCTCATGTTGTCTCTAGAAAAAGTTATGAAGAAACTCAACACTTCAATTTCACAGTGATAAAAATATACAGACAAGGAAATATCGAAAAACAAGGATGGATTTGGGTTGAATTTAATGCTACAGCAATCCAAGTTGAACTAATAACAGTACTTATATCTTTGTAAATCGATATAATCTCTACCTAAATACATCAACTTATGATTGTACCAATAAAATTTAAAGTCAAAACGACTATCGATATGGAATGAAGGAGCTAGCATGCATATGGCAGAGAACTTTTGTTACACTTTGCGCATAAATGAATACTACCAAGATAACATAAATGGTTAGTTAAGaggaattaaaataattatacaaatttaATTAATTGATACTACCTTGATAAcataaatgaaaaaaatatttttaagccttaaaaaaaatacaaaagtgacATACATCATGAAACTGAGTGGTGAAGAAGACAGAACATAGAAAAGAACATGATTATTCAAGGATCAAACAAGTTGACTTCACATCAATAACAAGAACGGCTAGTCTTAGTGCAAAGATTTTGAGAACAAACAGTGAAAATAATCAAGTTGCAtgtcattttattttgctatcaAGTTTCATTACTTGTTTCAATTGGAAAAACGATCTGATCTTATCTCACTAAACAGGGTTTTCCGTACGGATCAATCTCTGGCACTGGACTAACAAACAGTTCTGAGTACCTATAAATTCCTTGAATCACAAAAACTTAAAAACATTGAGAGTCTCAATTGAAACAGGAAATTCTGAATTAGTAGTTCCATACATTCTTCCAGAAATATTTAGCATTAAAAAAAACCCACGAAATTAACCACATTATCAATGGTGAGAAGTccaaatccaaagcaaaaagaaaattcATTCACACCAAACATTGTAGTTTCATATTAATATGAGGAACAAGCATATATAAACATAACCAGATTCAAAATCTAGAAATCAAATTGAAGTATAAAAACCCAAAttcccaaaattaaaataaaatatgaagaaaaacatgACATTGAACAACACTATGCCACAGGACGCATTATCACTATCAAAATACATAACcattttgataaaataataatgaataataaaaaagaacattGCTGAAAAACCTCACCTCCACCAGAAAGCTTCAAGAACACATGGTTCtgataaaagaaaaacaaagaagctTAGCTCTTGAGAGATGCTCAAAGAGTGAAGAGGATGAGCAAACACCTGCTCCCTAACTACTCAGCAGCACCTATGTAACACATTAAAGAACAAAATTTCTGCTCACTTAACTCACTCAAAGGAAAacaaatacataaaaatatataaagaaataaataacagAGTGGGAATgaggagggaaaaaaaaaagataagagacAGTGTAGTGAAGTCTGAAGTGTAGCTTAGGGGGTTACCTTCTCTCTGGTGAGTGGTGAACTGGTGATTGTGAATAGGGGTTGACGtactcttctttcctttttcctttttctttttttttttcttacacTAGTCACAATATGTAATTATGTATGTACGTATGCTTTATTGCTATTTGgttgaaattaaaaaatataagataagtttaattggattttttaaataaatattttaaatattttatttattaatataggTTATTTAGACACCATTTATATTTTTACATTCTATTACATATCTTATttacaatataaaaaaataattatgagtATATTTTGTTTATATTGTAAATACGATATGTGAAAATAAAATATGTATNNNNNNNNNNNNNNNNNNNNNNNNNNNNNNNNNNNNNNNNNNNNNNNNNNNNNNNNNNNNNTTTATTTACACGATAAAcgatatatatatttataaatataaaaatatattttttaaaataataaaaataatttaatttagattaatttaaaaaataaaaattgatatattttattattatttaaattaaataaaatattaataaatattgtAATTACatcattaaattttaaaaaaaaatcaaatataagaATAATTACAAAAATTGGATTTATTTTATTGACGTCAAAATCCTCTCTCATTATGTGCGGTTTTATATGTTTtccaattttttatattttacattCTCACTACTTGTGTGAATTAAGTCTCCTCTTCTCTATAGTAGGTAAGAAACCAATCTTTCTTATTTATCAtccatttaaattttttattttttttatttaaatatatttttatacacAATAAACAAAATACgtgtattttttcaaaatttaaatatcttattTCTAAACGAGATGCGTGCAaaacaaaatttaatttatttcatttactGTAAAAGAGATACATTTATAATTATTTCGTTTATACTATAAACGAAATAAATCATGTGATACAAATTGATAAATACgctacaaattatatattttggtaaataaaataattaaattatttaaaattccaaATTGAATACTCAAATTCAATA from Arachis ipaensis cultivar K30076 chromosome B02, Araip1.1, whole genome shotgun sequence harbors:
- the LOC107625572 gene encoding transcription factor AS1, yielding MKERQRWRAEEDALLRAYVKQYGPREWNLVSQRMNTPLNRDAKSCLERWKNYLKPGIKKGSLTEEEQRLVIRLQAKYGNKWKKIAAEVPGRTAKRLGKWWEVFKEKQLRQKKEINRITEPINDSKYEHILESFAEKLVKDSPSPSFVMASSNGPFLHADAPAPASPVLPSWLSNSHSHSATTGPPNSPSVTLSLSSPTVATPPFPWMQPERAPDNASFALGNVPLCGPFPASGDNMLISELVECCKELEETHHALAAHKKEAAWRLRRVELQLESEKASRRREKMEEIEAKIKALEEEQKAALSRIEAEYREQLAGLRRDAETKEQKLAEQWAAKHLRLTRFLEQAGCKLGLPEQHGR